GAGTTCGGTGGGCTCCtggctctggcctgggcaaccCTAGTCCTTCTTTCCCCACATCACTTAAGAGCAGGTGGTCCTGAGTGGTTGCGGGACCTGATTCTGGAGGCCAAGACTCTGGGCCTTGAAGATTTACCTCTGGGGAttcagaaaagaggagaaaaggagtAATTATATTGAACAGAGAATTAGAAGATAAGGAAAATCCCTTTGTGAGAAACTCTAAATCTTGAGCATGGATCTCTGTGTCCAGGTCCTGATGGGGAGAATAGCTGGTCCAAGAAGTACCCGTCCTGTGGGGGCCTGCTGCAGTCCCCCATAGACCTGCACAGTGACATCCTCCAGTATGACGCCAGCCTCACGCCCCTCAAGTTCCAAGGCTACAATCTGTCTGCCAACGAGCAGTTTCTCCTGACCAACAATGGCCATTCAGGTGAGGGAGAGGCCTTGGAGACCTGAGGGGTATGTCTGGGTCTCCCTGGCTGTCAGGCCTGTTCTTTTCCATCTGGCAGGGCATCCAGAAGGAGGGATGGGGCCGGGGCGCCTTTGAGAGATTCCAGGAGCACTCTCTCCAGGGGATGTTGGAGGCCGTGGGCTCTGATGGTCCTGCCAGGAAGCTACTTCCCTAAAGGTTCCAGGTGTCTGATCCATCAATATGTAAATAAACACCCATCCGTTGATCTAGCGTTAGTGTTGCTGGCATCATTTTCCAGGGGGAACCAAGAAGGTGCTGGTGCCACTGGAGTTGCTTTGGGGAAGAGGGGACATTCTCAGGGAAAGAGCCCAGGTGTCTGACCTTTAGGCTGCATCTCTGCTCTGCACCTCACTCCATCCGCCTGCCTCTCTGGGCTCCAGGGAGGGAGTGTTGCCTACCTGACTGCTCTCTGGCAGTGCACAGCTGGCCGGGGCTCTGAAGGCTGCTCCTCCGCTCCCCGCAGTGAAGCTGAACCTGCCCTCGGACATGCACATCCAGGGCCTCCAGTCTCGCTACAGTGCCACGCAGCTGCACCTGCACTGGGGGAACCCGAATGACCCGCACGGCTCTGAGCACACCGTCAGCGGACAGCACTTTGCCGCCGAGGTAAGTAGGGCTGCCAGTCTGGCAGAGGCTGCCCTGCAGTGGGTGGTGTGGCACCCTCTCGACCTGTCTGCTGTGCAGATAACACCAGAGCCTGGGACAGGCTGCCTTCAGGCTATCTGCCCCATCTCTGGCCCTGGCACAGGGGGTGCAGCCATGCCAGCCTGCAGCTCATCTGCACTGTCCTGGTCCCTTTCTTCTCCTGAACATGCTGAGTTTGCCCCTGTGTCTTTTACTGAGTGATGCTGCTCGGGAGGCAGTATTCCCAGGGTGGCCCAGCGGGACATACGTGCCCTTCTTTTAGACATTGCCTTCCTATCTGTGCAGATGAAAATCTCCTGCTGACTCACACTGGGCTCATTGCTCCCCCAAACTTCTCAGCCTTTCTTCATATGTCATGCTGTTTGCATCTTTTTGATgctatctttcctttctctcGGCACGGGTTGCGTTTAGAACATGGGAACATGGGTCTAGGGCCACTCTTCTACCTGGCCACAAGTCTAGGGGTGCCCGACAGTCTAATGTGTTGGGCATGATGGCAAGCAGACTCACTAGGGACAAGATGCCACCCAGGGCAGCATCGTGTCATGTCGCCTTGAGGTGCTACCCCAAAATGCCTAAAGAAAATTAGAGGAAGGGCAGAGCATTTGTCCTTTGCAATTGCAGGATGGGGTGGGGCAAGGAGGGGGTTGAGATGCTCCACTGTGGAACTCCAATAGCCCTGAAGTGGGGGTGTGGCTCTGAATATGTACAGGGAAATACAAAGAGATAAATGCTGCTGACTGATCAGCCAGGGGAGTCCATGGCCAATAGCGACCATTCCCCTCCGTTCATAACTGCTGAACTGCTTAATGTCTCAGGCTAATCATAGGTCTACTTGCAAGCATGGAAGGGGTGGGATCTGACTCAAAAGGATGGCACCACTGGAGGTTCACATATTTCAGAGCAGGCCCTTCCCTGAAGCTCAAGAACTGAAATTTCCTCCAGGCTAATTGCAGTGTTGAGACTTCTGCTTTCCCCATGGGGAATAAAGAAGGTGTAAACCAAAAAGTGTCTGAGACTCAATCCATTTAGAAGTTTagtttgccaaggttaaggacgcaTGCCTGGGAAACAGGGGCACAAGTCTGTGCCTTTCGCCAAAGATGATcttgagggcttcaatatttaaaggcgAAAGGGCAGATACTGGGGAAAAAGGGAGAAATGTTTAAAAGGTGTGGGGAGGTAAGAGGCAAGAGGTCACATCTTCTGAGTTTTTGATCGGCCATTCACATGTGAGATGGGGTAGAGGAATAGTCACTTGTGCATTCATGTAGCTCAGCGAATCTGCATTCTTACAAGATAAAATAGACATGGGCAGAGGAAGCAAttagatatgcatttgtctcgggtaagcagagggatgactttgagttctgtccttCGTCCTGAACCCGTGAAGATAAGTTACCCATTGACACTgtcagggtgaaattcaacagaactgcTTTTGGGTAAAGACCTTGCAGCCCACAGTGAATTTCCTAGTGGGCAAAATGTGAGATGTGtagcttttttatctttgtagccatcttatttaggaatagaatgagaggcaggtttgcctgatgcagctcccagcttgacttttccctttggcttagtgatttgggggtctcgagatttattttcctttcacaaaggaGGTTAGGGTGTAGACTGGCAGGGTTTATGTATTtaacaattttccttttttttttttttttttttttttgaatcagagtctcgctctgtggcccaggctggagtgcagtggcgcgatctcggctcactgcaagctccgcctccttggttgatgtcactcttctgcctcagcctccggagtagctaggagtacaggcgcccaccactacgcccagctaattttctgtattttttggtagagatggggtttcactgtgttcgccagaatggtctcgatctcctgacctcgtgattcgcctgcctcggcctcccagagtgctgggattacaggcgtgaggcattGCGCGCAGcctaaaaatatttctacttctTGTATTTTCTGCTCTTAAGTCACATCATCAGACCAAGGGTCTGGTTAAGATGGACCATAAATGCCAATACTAGAGAAAAGACATCAAGGTATCCTTCAGGTGGGTCCTCTAAGGAAGGACCTTGAAAGTGTAGTGATTCTTTTGGATGGAGTCCATAGAAGAAGATtctggcagggcgcggtggctcacgcctataatcccagcacttttggaggctgaggcgggtgaatcacctgaggtcgggagttcgagaccagcctgaccaacatggtgaaaccccatctctactaaaaatgcaaaattagccaggcttggtggcacatgcctgtaatcccagctactcaggaggctgaggcaggagaatcgcttgaacctgggaggcggaggttgtagtgagttgagatgacgccattgcactccagcttgggcaacaagagcgaaactccaactcaaaaaaaaaaaaaaaaaaaaaaaagagattctttCTCTCTTAATCTCCTCAACAGGGAGCTCCTTTATGCTTGGATTAGTCTTCACTTCCTCTGAACGCAGTAAGAAAAGTACAGACAAACCACAAGCTCAAAGGTCAGCTGTAAAAGGAAATAGGGACTTAGGACCTCAGAGATTTTAATCATATAGAATTCAGCTCTGTTTCTCAAAGTGATGCCAGGCTGAGATGGTGTGGGCAGTGTGGCAGCCTAAGTCCTTTGAGGGGAAGATGGTGAAGCAGGAGCTCTTAAGAAATCCTTAATAGAGGACcacttaaaagaagaaataatttgatatataatttttttaaattagaaggaGCCACTTAAAGTTCAAAATGAGGGAATTAAGCTGTATTCAATAATATATgttgaattatatttataaacacaTGAGATGGAAAAggatgaatgaaaagagaaaagaaatagagataaaatCTCCATATGTCATAGtctcaaggacaaaaaaccaacaaaaatgcaTGGgttgtgtaaaccaaaaataaattctaagccCCCGACTCCCCCTCCCtgccatctgaatggacccctcctcttggccaacggcattccaaagttaacatgaaaactagttcaggccatgatgggaagaggGAGTTGGACATGACccattataccctcctcccttttggaattcaggaaaagcccACCTTCATTaccatcaacacagaccttaggTCTGATCAGAAATATTTacagtctattctctctgaagcctgctacgtggaggcttcatctgcatgataaaatctTGTTCTCTACAACTCCTTATTGGAACCCAgatattcctttctattgataactTTCAGCCGATTGCCAGTCAGAAAGAAGTTAAATCTACCTGTGTCCTGGAAGCCGCCATTTTGAGTTGTCCTGCCCTTCCCGATCAAActagtgtatcttttttttttttttttttttttttttttgagacggagtctcgctctgtcccccacgctggagtgcagtggcacgatctcggctcactgcaagctccgcctcctgggttcacgccattctcctgcctcagcttcccgagtagctgggactacaggcgcccgccaccacgcccagctaattttttgcacttttagtagagacggggtttcctcgtgttagccaggatggtctcgatctcctgacctcgtgatccgcccgtctcggcctcccaaagtgctgggattacaggcgtgagccaccgcgcccggcaaaccAGTGTATCTTGCACGTATTGATTGATGTATTAGGTCTCTAAAATGTATCAAACAAGccgtgccctgaccaccttgggcacatgtccttATCCTTGGCAAAATAAGGGGAGGGTCTGAGATACCTAACCTAGTCTGGGGGGCTGTGGGGGCTGGGGTTCTGTCCTCACAGTTGGATTAAAGTCTTCTGCAGAAGTGACAGGCTCCCATGAGTCACTTATCCCCTAATGGGTGGCTTCTCCCCTACTGCAGCTGCACATTGTCCATTATAACTCAGACCTTTATCCTGACGCCAGCACTGCCAGCAACAAGTCAGAAGGCCTCGCTGTCCTAGCTGTTCTCATTGAGGTAAgagctatttaaaaatgtgaaatttgaaGCAGGGATGAGACTGGGATTCCGCCTTTTGTTCCATGCATACCTGTTGACAATCAGCTGTTCCTGTATCGGCTGTGTCAACTCCAGAGCAGGGGGTATCCTCCTGTAGTGCACCTTTTCTCTTGGCCTGGAGGCAGCACCTTCTGTGCCTGGGCAGCAGAAATGGGGAATGTTCTTTGGTCCATTGGAAACATGGGCCCCAACGTCTAGCTCTGTTGCATAAGGCATGGAATTGCCCGGTTGGGGAGCACCTGTGCTGGAAAAGGGTCATCATACTCCATCCGCCCCATCAGATGCCTGAACTCTTGATACAACTCCTGCTATCCAAGCTCCATCCTCTagatcagcagtccccaaccttattggcaccagggaccagtttcatagaagacaatttttccacggaccagggagcagggagggagatggttttgggatgaaacttcCACCTCACATCATCAAGCATTAGTTAGATTCCACAAGGAACACATAGCCTAGATCCCTTGcgtgcgcagttcacaatagagtttgtgctcctatgagaatggGAGGCCTCTGCTGATTTGACAGGGGGCGGAGCTCAGGCTACAATGCTTGCTTgcccgctgctcacctcctgctgtgcggcccagttcGTAACAGGGCGCAGACTGGTACGGGTCCACCATCTGGgcgttggggacccctgctctataTGGACCCTGGAATGAATTCTTTATCCCAAGAAACAGGAATGTCTTCTGATTGACTTGCATGTTTTTTGTCCGAATGAGGCAGCACGTACCTCATTTCCCAACATGCTCTTTGGTCTGACGTGGCTCTTGTGAACTCAGAGCTCCTTAAGTTCTGGGTGACATGGATGTTAGTCGCAGACTTCAGGTTCACATCTGGATCATCAAGAGCACACACTGTACCCCATACCCCAGGACATTCAAGCCCAATGCCGTAAGCTGAAAACAGGACATCCTGAGATGCAAGAAGGCAGGACTATTACACTAACTCCCAAGAGCCTAGTGATCCATCCTAATTGTCCAGTAAAGTGGATCCTTCAGGCAGTGGTGGCAACATACCCACAGCCTTGCCAGTCAATCCCGGCTCAGCCCATCCTGTTCTGTCCCAGTGTAACCTGCCCTGTCTCTGTTGCAGATGGGCCCCTTCAATCCGTCCTATGACAAGATCTTCAGTCACCTTCAACATGTAAAGTACAAAGGTGAGGGGTCCTTGCACGCATATTCACTCTCTGCTGGAGAAGGAGGTAGTCAGCCCTGTgtgactttaagaaaaataaatgcaagggGCAGGGGCTGTCTGTGTTCACCAGGTTAGGAGGAGCAGGTTGTTGAACGATGTTGCAACCAGGTCCTGGGGTTAGATGACCCTGAAAGGGGCTAGTTCATGTTTCTAGGCTCAGTCACCCTGTTTAGCTGCACTTGTGCCCTAGGGAGGGAGACCGACAGCATCACCTCTGCAACGTGTCTCTCTAGGTCAGGAAGCATTCATTCCGGGATTCAACATTGAAGAGCTGCTTCCAGAGAGGACTGCTGAATATTACCGCTACCGGGGGTCCCTGACCACACCCCCTTGCAACCCTACTGTGCTCTGGACAGTTTTCCGAAACCCCGTGCAGATTTCCCAGGAGCAGGTAACTGTCGTGCCAAACTCAGCCAGAGTCCACACGGCACCTCAGTCCCCATCATCCCCCATATCATAATCAACGACTTGATTTCCTCACTTAGTTTCATTGGCAGCTCTTCAAAACCTCTCCAAATATCACAGTTGTCTGAAAGCACTGCCGAAATTCCAGGCTGAGATTCAAAAGAAGTCAGGCTAGGCAAATGAATACACGTCTcctagttctttttaaaaaagagctatAAAGCTGCATTTGCTAATATATCCTCAGTGGCTGAGGTGGCGTTCTCTTCCCAGGCAGGAGAGAGCCTGGTTCCTTTACAGGGTAGAATAAAGACAGGATCAGATGAAATCATTTAACAAATGGGATTGCAGCAATGACTAAGTGAGGGTCCCTGTCCCCCAAGAAGCTCAAGGTCTAATGCAAACCGGGGAACAAAATCCTTAGCCATCATCTCTAAAGTTTCTTATTTGATAGGAGATGGGAGAGAAGAGTAGAAGTTTGTGGGATGACCCGCGGGTTAGTGACAAAGCTGAACCCCAAAGTTAGGTCATCTGAGTTCCATGTCACTGCTCGTACCTGTACTCCACAACCTAAATTCATGAGAAGAAAAATGGCTCCCCAGGAGACGGGgctcactgcacctggctcacaGCACCACCCCAGCTTCACGTGGCCAAGGCAGCCTCACAGCTGCTGCTTTCCTTTACAATAAGCTTCTGCTCTGAGTCCCCTGGTAAATGGCAGCAGGTGGGTGGACAGGAATGAGGACGTGATGAACCAAGAGACGGATGAAACGTGGGGAAGCAGCAACATCCTACCCCAGAAACTGCCTTGGGAATGGGTTATATAATCTATGCAGGTGCATGAAAATGCCATGGAACCTGTAGTCAGATGACCTGTGAAACTCTTACCTCCCTCCTTTATTCCTTCTGATGTGACCATGAGAACAAGCCCTGCAACCCTCTGGTTGAGAGCTGGGCTCTAAGTTCATGAGAGGAACGCAGTCTCCGTGGGAGGCTAAGGAGCACTCCATCACCCCGGGTTTCCCTCCACCCAGGGCAGATTCCGGGTATAACTGGGAACTAACAGCACTGCCCTTCCCTGGAGTCTCGGGTGCTGGGAGGACAAACCCAGCGCTGCGCAGCTCCCAGTCACCCACTGTGGAGGGAAGCAGTTCTCCGGCTTTCCTGCTGCTTTCTGATATCTCCCACCCAGCCCCACAGAAGCTGGTTCCAGAGGCTTCTTCCAGGTGCAAGAGGTGAGAGCTAACCTCTTGCCAGGGGGTCAGGCGAGGAGGTCATTCTGCCTGCGGGCTATTTCTGCTCTTGTCCTCAGCTGCTGGCTTTGGAGACAGCCCTGTACTGCACACACATGGACGACCCTTCCCCTAGAGAAATGATCAACAATTTCCGGCAGGTCCAGAAGTTCGATGAGAGGCTGGTATACACCTCCTTCTCCCAAGGTGAGGAGAGGTAGTGCTGGGGGGAGGGAGTGCGGGAGTGTGGTGCCAAGACATTGGACTCttctgtgtgaattcagctctggCACTGATGCCCTCAAGAAGTCAGCTGAGGGCTCCCTGGCTGCCACGGGAGCCAGGTGCCTTGTGAGACTAGGTGCGGGGCTCACTGGGGTTGCAGAGAAGCAAAAAGCCGTGGCCCCCAGGCAGATGGACTAGAGCTCTCTTTAAGCCTGGGAGTCTTGCACAGATAGGGAAAAGAGAATTCCTTGGGGACTTCTCTGTTCCAGACAATGATCCCTTCTCCTAAGACACAGGATAGGACCCTTTCCATGAGATCAGACTTCTAACTTCCCTCCCTAGGCTTTCTTGGCATCAAAGGCTGCAGCCAGCCTATCTTAGGCCTGGCCGGGTGATTCGCACACCACCACCGAATGAGCAGGAATGTTCCTATGTTAGAGGTAAAACAGTGAGTGTAACCCACATCCATGACTAATGTAGCAGGGCCCGTTAGGCAAGGAAGCACCCCTGTGCACTGCATTTTTGTCTAACCTCCTTGGAGCTTGCATAAGCACAAGCACATAAGTTCCCAATTGAACAAAGCTTAATAGCTTGGTTTCTTCCTAATGCTACGAGGGCTCAGGTCTCCCTTTTACAGCTGTAACCAATAACTCCCCAGTAGGACATTAACCTTTTTCCTTGCTCTGTGCCTACATCAATACTGCTGGAAACTGGGCATCAGGGGAAAGGGGTGAGGGAGCACTCTCTTCAGATCTGAGTTCACTTTCAGGCTCACTTTCTTACTGTAGATTCTCAACTGGTTCCCAACTTGGGAACCTTCATGGCTGGTCTGTGCAGTTCCATTTAATCCCCAGCATCACGTGTGGACCAAACAGGGCCAGGTGTTCATATTTAAAGATAACccgttcacacctgcaatcccagcactttgggaggccaaggcaagccgatcacctgaggtcaggagttcaagtccagcctgaccaacatggtgaaaccccgtctctactaaaagtacaaaaattagtcgggcatggtatcttggcacctgtaatctcagcactttgggaggccgaggtgggtggatcatgaggtcaggagttcgagaccagcctgaccaacatggtgaaaccccgtctctactaaaaatacaaaaattagccgggcgtggtggcgggtgcctgtaaacccagctacttgggaggctgaggcaggagaatcgcttgaacccaggaggcagaggttgcagtgagccgagatcacaccactgcactctagcctgggcaacagagcgagactccgtcccccaaaaaaaaaaaaaaaaaaaaaaagataacccgTTAACGCACTTGTTAGAATCTGCTCTCCTTGTCTCACCTGGTGCACTTTCTTTGGGTTCCTTTCTTATTATATGAGGTTATAACTATCACCTCCTAAACTTAGTTGAACATATGGAGACTGTATTTGAAAGCCCTTTCCAGGAAGCTTGAGAAACTGACCCATCCTTATGGTCAGGATTATGTCATTCTCTGTCTTTTCATGAAGAACTGCCCAAGAatttgtcttttgtgttttctcCTCTCCAGGTACCACTAGTTAAGGTCATTTCCCTCTTACCTCAGTTTCTCGGTTGGAAAACAGAATCTGTGAACAATGGCCTTCCTGAAAATTCAGAATCCATGTCATGATAACTAACAGTTTCTTTTCTATGAAATGAACTGAGTGCATGGAATTATCCCTGTGTATCTGTTCTGGATACAACGCtatcttttctcattcttctaAGTGGAGAATGTAGTATC
This genomic window from Piliocolobus tephrosceles isolate RC106 chromosome 6, ASM277652v3, whole genome shotgun sequence contains:
- the CA12 gene encoding carbonic anhydrase 12 isoform X2 translates to MPQSSLQAAAVLLLVLLKEQPSSPAPANGSKWTYFGPDGENSWSKKYPSCGGLLQSPIDLHSDILQYDASLTPLKFQGYNLSANEQFLLTNNGHSVKLNLPSDMHIQGLQSRYSATQLHLHWGNPNDPHGSEHTVSGQHFAAELHIVHYNSDLYPDASTASNKSEGLAVLAVLIEMGPFNPSYDKIFSHLQHVKYKGQEAFIPGFNIEELLPERTAEYYRYRGSLTTPPCNPTVLWTVFRNPVQISQEQLLALETALYCTHMDDPSPREMINNFRQVQKFDERLVYTSFSQGIILSLALAGVLGICIVVAVSIWLFRRKSIKKGDNKGVIYKPAIKEETEAHA
- the CA12 gene encoding carbonic anhydrase 12 isoform X1, whose amino-acid sequence is MPQSSLQAAAVLLLVLLKEQPSSPAPANGSKWTYFGPDGENSWSKKYPSCGGLLQSPIDLHSDILQYDASLTPLKFQGYNLSANEQFLLTNNGHSVKLNLPSDMHIQGLQSRYSATQLHLHWGNPNDPHGSEHTVSGQHFAAELHIVHYNSDLYPDASTASNKSEGLAVLAVLIEMGPFNPSYDKIFSHLQHVKYKGQEAFIPGFNIEELLPERTAEYYRYRGSLTTPPCNPTVLWTVFRNPVQISQEQLLALETALYCTHMDDPSPREMINNFRQVQKFDERLVYTSFSQVQAYTAAGLSLGIILSLALAGVLGICIVVAVSIWLFRRKSIKKGDNKGVIYKPAIKEETEAHA
- the CA12 gene encoding carbonic anhydrase 12 isoform X3 gives rise to the protein MPQSSLQAAAVLLLVLLKEQPSSPAPANGSKWTYFVKLNLPSDMHIQGLQSRYSATQLHLHWGNPNDPHGSEHTVSGQHFAAELHIVHYNSDLYPDASTASNKSEGLAVLAVLIEMGPFNPSYDKIFSHLQHVKYKGQEAFIPGFNIEELLPERTAEYYRYRGSLTTPPCNPTVLWTVFRNPVQISQEQLLALETALYCTHMDDPSPREMINNFRQVQKFDERLVYTSFSQGIILSLALAGVLGICIVVAVSIWLFRRKSIKKGDNKGVIYKPAIKEETEAHA